In Saccharothrix violaceirubra, the following are encoded in one genomic region:
- a CDS encoding FkbM family methyltransferase, whose translation MTEVPAKAEARPALIACTVATAAQLPAVKALSGSFLANHPEGRFLALVVDALPENSGPGLVTPADLGVTPEELAELATGCTADQLCGLLRPKLLEQLLGQGVPVLYLDPWVHVLSPLTEVVLDAVRRGTLVLLPRSLRPLPDDDLRPTQSELLDTGVFDPGFLVVAPGAEVFLRTLSDQLRRTPDATKAVLDTAPAQVNVHVLRDATLGLSAWNAGQRALHRLDDGTITVLGEPLRTVHFAGFDPQRPWLLSAEFADRPRILLSEHPVLADLCTAYRAELVRGGHTPQRVRYGFGQLADGTRLPDRLRAGYREIARRDPRSAFAPEHAGEVPSDAPRTTPPAAFGPDQGLAFVAWACEPDDVHPRGTRWAAAVWHDDPALRAQFPDPFGADLTGFREWCATVGVAAARLPIPAVPGPVADAPALLDQLGVTIQGTGPVADVVRDVARASGLPTGDGYPVVVRLDDAPVPADRFVVDFRFDAAASTRADELWVPSETTKADVERTGGPAVRVLPLPAPEVDAPAPDGHEGLVFAAVADHAVDRAGNVLGAVSAFLAAFTDRADVALRIAVSGADDHPEAAERLRLATAADPRITLVEDVDPHADCLISVHRKGADDRIAFRLAGVAALGVPVLVARHGAVAELFDQSSAVFVPCRQGGEPDVQAAVKLLRVLADDLDTARRIGAEGRDRLRRTRTLAHSSDLMRDRVEHAYRAWRARRAAQKPTPATDPLRPLQSAKHALLRQPDVGKASRTPMAPQLRKVVLRLLDHYDNHMRDVLSSLVDGVERTVSEVVRRQDEVTTGIGIGELEVLRNEVEHHAEHAARLADQVLGLDDGVVRVRADMAGQGRRLRDAEDAVVAEAAKRAKQGDALAQRIDKLAVALERTLDRIDSLESKVVDVLRDRDSRMDVGIRAAGQAQLTADALRRVVVREHERHATSAPTVRSSLVLTDVGLLRLPADDAFMLPLLSSNGVWEPELSELIDSLVDPEGIFVDVGAYVGYQTVRMLDRLGPTGAVVAVEPCPSSCELLRHNVTVNLPERIAQRLVLVDAAAWESTGVLAASPSLTGGVSVAPLPSDAPEGADTVRSTRLDKELEAVPELAGRKLSVVRVDAPGRGHRALAGLVRLLRRDRPHVFLEFSATATESIGDDPVTVLKEFRVWGYDLVPVATREPAPAEQIVAAMEGLRSITLWLRPRPVAPKPPGPQVDVIARQPADQAI comes from the coding sequence CGGAGCTGGCCACCGGGTGCACCGCCGACCAGCTCTGCGGCCTGCTGCGGCCCAAGCTGCTCGAACAGCTCCTGGGCCAGGGCGTGCCCGTGCTGTACCTGGACCCGTGGGTGCACGTCCTGTCCCCGCTGACCGAAGTCGTGCTCGACGCCGTGCGCCGGGGCACGCTCGTGCTCCTGCCGCGCTCGCTGCGCCCGCTGCCCGACGACGACCTGCGCCCCACCCAGTCCGAACTGCTCGACACCGGTGTGTTCGACCCCGGCTTCCTGGTGGTCGCGCCCGGCGCCGAGGTGTTCCTGCGCACGCTGTCCGACCAGCTCCGCCGCACGCCCGACGCGACCAAGGCCGTGCTCGACACCGCGCCCGCCCAGGTCAACGTGCACGTGCTGCGCGACGCCACCCTCGGCCTGTCCGCGTGGAACGCGGGCCAGCGCGCCCTGCACCGCCTCGACGACGGCACGATCACCGTGCTCGGCGAACCCCTGCGCACGGTCCACTTCGCGGGCTTCGACCCGCAGCGCCCGTGGCTGCTGTCCGCCGAGTTCGCCGACCGGCCGCGCATCCTGCTCTCCGAGCACCCGGTGCTCGCCGACCTGTGCACGGCCTACCGCGCCGAACTCGTCCGCGGCGGCCACACGCCCCAGCGGGTCCGCTACGGCTTCGGGCAGCTCGCCGACGGCACCCGCCTGCCGGACCGGCTGCGCGCCGGCTACCGCGAGATCGCCCGCCGCGACCCGCGTTCGGCGTTCGCCCCCGAGCACGCGGGCGAGGTCCCGTCCGACGCGCCGCGCACCACCCCGCCGGCCGCCTTCGGCCCGGACCAGGGCCTGGCGTTCGTGGCGTGGGCGTGCGAACCCGACGACGTCCACCCGCGCGGCACGCGCTGGGCCGCGGCCGTGTGGCACGACGACCCGGCGCTGCGCGCGCAGTTCCCCGACCCGTTCGGCGCCGACCTCACCGGGTTCCGCGAGTGGTGCGCCACGGTCGGCGTCGCCGCGGCCCGCCTGCCGATCCCGGCCGTGCCCGGCCCGGTCGCCGACGCGCCCGCGCTGCTCGACCAGCTCGGCGTCACGATCCAGGGCACCGGCCCGGTCGCCGACGTGGTCCGCGACGTCGCCCGTGCCTCCGGCCTGCCCACCGGCGACGGCTACCCGGTCGTGGTGCGCCTGGACGACGCGCCCGTGCCCGCGGACCGGTTCGTCGTCGACTTCCGGTTCGACGCCGCCGCGAGCACGCGGGCCGACGAGCTGTGGGTGCCGTCCGAGACCACGAAGGCCGATGTCGAACGCACCGGCGGCCCGGCCGTCCGCGTGCTGCCGCTGCCCGCGCCCGAGGTCGACGCGCCCGCGCCCGACGGGCACGAGGGCCTGGTGTTCGCCGCCGTCGCCGACCACGCCGTGGACCGGGCGGGCAACGTGCTCGGCGCCGTGTCCGCGTTCCTGGCCGCGTTCACCGACCGTGCCGACGTCGCGTTGCGCATCGCCGTGTCCGGTGCCGACGACCACCCCGAGGCCGCCGAGCGCCTGCGCCTGGCCACGGCCGCCGACCCGCGCATCACGCTGGTCGAGGACGTCGACCCGCACGCCGACTGCCTGATCTCGGTGCACCGCAAGGGCGCCGACGACCGGATCGCCTTCCGGCTGGCCGGGGTCGCCGCGCTGGGCGTGCCCGTGCTGGTCGCCCGGCACGGTGCCGTCGCCGAGCTGTTCGACCAGTCGTCGGCGGTGTTCGTGCCGTGCCGCCAGGGCGGCGAGCCGGACGTGCAGGCTGCCGTGAAGCTGCTGCGCGTGCTGGCCGACGATCTGGACACCGCCCGCCGCATCGGTGCCGAAGGCCGCGACCGCCTCCGGCGTACGCGCACGCTCGCGCACAGCTCCGACCTCATGCGTGACCGCGTCGAGCACGCCTATCGCGCGTGGCGTGCCCGTCGTGCCGCGCAGAAGCCCACGCCCGCCACCGACCCGCTGCGTCCACTCCAGTCGGCCAAGCACGCGTTGCTGCGCCAGCCCGACGTGGGCAAGGCCAGCCGTACGCCCATGGCGCCGCAGTTGCGCAAGGTCGTGTTGCGCCTGCTCGACCACTACGACAACCACATGCGCGACGTGCTTTCGTCCCTTGTGGACGGTGTCGAGCGGACCGTGTCCGAGGTGGTGCGCCGGCAGGACGAGGTCACCACCGGCATCGGCATCGGCGAACTCGAAGTGCTGCGCAACGAGGTCGAGCACCACGCCGAGCACGCGGCCCGCCTCGCCGACCAGGTCCTGGGCCTGGACGACGGCGTGGTCCGGGTCCGCGCGGACATGGCCGGGCAGGGCCGTCGGCTGCGCGACGCCGAGGACGCCGTGGTCGCCGAGGCGGCCAAGCGCGCCAAGCAGGGCGACGCGCTGGCCCAGCGGATCGACAAGCTGGCCGTCGCGTTGGAACGCACGCTGGACCGGATCGACTCGCTGGAGTCGAAGGTGGTCGACGTGCTGCGCGACCGCGATTCCCGGATGGACGTCGGCATCCGGGCGGCCGGCCAGGCGCAGCTCACGGCGGACGCGTTGCGCCGGGTCGTGGTGCGCGAGCACGAGCGGCACGCCACGTCGGCGCCGACCGTGCGCAGTTCGCTCGTGCTGACCGACGTCGGCCTGCTCCGGCTGCCCGCCGACGACGCGTTCATGCTGCCGCTGCTGTCCAGCAACGGGGTGTGGGAACCGGAGCTGTCGGAGCTGATCGACTCGCTGGTGGACCCCGAGGGCATCTTCGTGGACGTCGGCGCGTACGTGGGCTACCAGACCGTGCGCATGCTCGACCGGCTCGGCCCGACCGGTGCCGTGGTGGCGGTGGAGCCGTGCCCGTCGTCGTGCGAGCTGCTGCGGCACAACGTGACCGTGAACCTGCCGGAGCGCATCGCCCAACGGCTCGTGCTGGTGGACGCGGCGGCGTGGGAGAGCACCGGTGTGCTGGCCGCGTCGCCGTCACTGACCGGCGGCGTGTCGGTGGCACCTCTGCCGTCGGACGCGCCCGAGGGCGCGGACACCGTCCGGTCCACGCGCCTGGACAAGGAGTTGGAGGCCGTGCCCGAGCTGGCCGGCCGGAAGCTGTCCGTGGTGCGGGTCGACGCGCCGGGACGCGGGCACCGCGCGTTGGCCGGTCTGGTCCGGCTGTTGCGCCGTGACCGGCCCCACGTGTTCCTGGAGTTCTCGGCGACGGCGACGGAGTCGATCGGCGACGATCCGGTCACGGTCCTCAAGGAGTTCCGGGTGTGGGGTTACGACCTGGTGCCCGTGGCGACGCGGGAACCCGCGCCGGCCGAGCAGATCGTGGCGGCGATGGAAGGTCTCCGTTCGATCACGCTGTGGCTGCGACCCCGGCCCGTGGCGCCCAAACCGCCTGGTCCGCAGGTGGACGTGATCGCTCGGCAGCCCGCTGACCAGGCGATTTGA
- a CDS encoding NADP-dependent oxidoreductase codes for MKAIAQNEFGDVDVLEYRELPDPPISFDQVLVEVRAAGVNPVDRLVRQGLAAGALPHHFPLVPGWDVAGVVRAVGSAVDGFAVGDEVFGYQRKDHVQHGTYAELVAAHERGLAHKPESLSFVEAGGLALAGLTAVQALRKVRVSAGDTVLVHAAAGGVGHLAVQIAQALGAARVVGTASPRNHDFLRSLGAEPVAYGDALVDNVAEAVGGDGRVDVSFDCVGGPAVEDSVALTREPGRIVSIVDANVAALGGVYAYAKPVAEDLRWLAGQVDAGALRVEVQRTFPLERAADAQRLLEGGHVRGKVVLTV; via the coding sequence GTGAAAGCGATCGCGCAGAACGAATTCGGGGACGTCGACGTCCTGGAGTACCGGGAACTGCCCGACCCGCCGATCTCCTTCGACCAGGTGCTGGTCGAGGTCCGGGCGGCGGGCGTGAACCCGGTGGACCGGCTGGTGCGCCAAGGCCTCGCGGCGGGCGCGCTGCCACACCACTTCCCGCTCGTGCCCGGCTGGGACGTCGCCGGCGTCGTCCGCGCGGTGGGTTCGGCGGTCGACGGTTTCGCGGTCGGCGACGAGGTGTTCGGCTACCAGCGCAAAGACCACGTCCAGCACGGCACGTACGCGGAACTCGTCGCGGCGCACGAACGCGGCCTCGCGCACAAACCGGAGTCGCTGTCATTCGTCGAGGCGGGCGGCCTGGCGCTGGCCGGGTTGACCGCCGTGCAGGCGCTGCGGAAGGTCCGTGTGTCGGCCGGCGACACCGTGCTCGTGCACGCGGCGGCGGGCGGTGTCGGACATCTGGCCGTGCAGATCGCCCAGGCGCTCGGCGCGGCGCGCGTGGTCGGCACGGCTTCGCCGCGCAACCACGACTTCCTGCGCTCGCTGGGTGCCGAGCCGGTCGCCTACGGCGACGCGCTGGTCGACAACGTGGCCGAGGCGGTCGGCGGCGACGGGCGGGTCGACGTGTCGTTCGACTGCGTCGGCGGGCCGGCCGTCGAGGACTCGGTGGCGCTGACCCGCGAACCCGGTCGCATCGTGTCCATTGTGGACGCCAATGTGGCGGCGCTCGGCGGCGTGTACGCCTACGCCAAGCCCGTGGCCGAGGACCTGCGGTGGCTGGCCGGGCAGGTCGACGCGGGCGCGCTGCGGGTCGAGGTGCAGCGGACGTTCCCACTGGAGCGGGCGGCCGACGCGCAACGCCTGCTCGAAGGCGGGCACGTGCGGGGCAAGGTCGTGCTGACGGTGTGA
- a CDS encoding rhodanese-like domain-containing protein has protein sequence MSHVHPAADPAAAAAFFAAELAFEADPDDVVRDLADGTAAGFRLVETRRPEAFARLRIPGAINLPHWEMDETTTADWDRDLVYVCYCESSECNAATKGALKLARLGFRVKRLAGGITAWHAAGHPTEGTGHGIACDC, from the coding sequence TTGAGCCATGTCCACCCCGCCGCCGACCCGGCCGCCGCCGCGGCGTTCTTCGCCGCCGAACTCGCCTTCGAAGCCGACCCGGACGACGTCGTCCGCGACCTGGCCGACGGGACCGCCGCGGGCTTCCGGCTCGTGGAGACGCGCCGCCCCGAGGCGTTCGCCCGGCTGCGCATCCCCGGCGCGATCAACCTCCCGCACTGGGAGATGGACGAGACCACGACCGCGGACTGGGACCGCGACCTCGTCTACGTCTGCTACTGCGAGAGTTCCGAGTGCAACGCCGCCACGAAGGGCGCCCTCAAGCTTGCCCGGCTCGGCTTCCGGGTCAAGCGGCTCGCCGGCGGCATCACGGCCTGGCACGCGGCGGGCCATCCCACGGAGGGCACCGGCCACGGGATTGCCTGCGACTGCTGA
- a CDS encoding type 1 glutamine amidotransferase, protein MRVTRVLVVQPDETDPPARLGDWLADAGADPVVLRPYAGDPVPDTLDGYRALVCLGGVMGALDDVAFPWLADLRRLLSHAVAKRVPVLAVCLGAQLLAVATGGQVRRGVNGSEIGLGLVAKRDVAKDDVLFAELPWTPDVLQFHQDEIALLPPTAELLASSPAYANQAFRVGPAAYGLQFHIETTADIVLDWVVRSPGLAASVPPSRFDPERLARGHEDIEEVWRPFVERFVRFASGAITSRRELPLV, encoded by the coding sequence TTGCGGGTGACGCGCGTACTCGTGGTGCAGCCCGACGAGACCGACCCGCCCGCCCGCCTCGGTGACTGGCTGGCCGACGCCGGCGCCGACCCGGTGGTGCTGCGGCCCTACGCCGGCGACCCGGTGCCGGACACGCTCGACGGCTACCGGGCGCTGGTGTGCCTGGGCGGGGTCATGGGCGCGCTCGACGACGTCGCGTTCCCGTGGCTGGCCGACCTCCGCCGACTGCTCTCGCACGCGGTGGCCAAGCGGGTCCCGGTCCTGGCCGTCTGCCTGGGCGCGCAACTGCTCGCGGTCGCGACCGGCGGGCAGGTCCGGCGCGGTGTGAACGGTTCCGAGATCGGCCTGGGGCTCGTGGCGAAGCGGGACGTGGCCAAGGACGACGTCCTGTTCGCCGAACTGCCCTGGACACCGGACGTGCTCCAGTTCCACCAGGACGAGATCGCACTGCTGCCGCCGACGGCCGAACTGCTCGCGTCCTCGCCCGCCTACGCGAACCAGGCGTTCCGGGTCGGCCCGGCGGCGTACGGGCTCCAGTTCCACATCGAGACGACCGCGGACATCGTGCTCGACTGGGTCGTGCGGTCGCCCGGTCTGGCCGCCTCCGTGCCGCCCTCCCGGTTCGACCCCGAACGCCTCGCGCGCGGTCACGAGGACATCGAAGAGGTGTGGCGTCCGTTCGTCGAGCGTTTCGTCCGGTTCGCGTCGGGCGCTATCACGTCGAGGCGTGAACTTCCCCTGGTGTGA
- a CDS encoding bifunctional [glutamine synthetase] adenylyltransferase/[glutamine synthetase]-adenylyl-L-tyrosine phosphorylase yields MTESVRPTMSPARFGLTEARTVDHLRAAGWWLDRPTEGSEPVLVALSRCPDPDLALRGVDRLREAVDWPALDAVLRADVVLRGRLLAVLGSSTALSDLLVGNPDLWRSLVDPEPVSSFDLLPAVADRSGADAVRALRLAYRAALCRIAAEDLAHVVEPDLPYVDYDHVAGLLSDLAVAALDAALDVARRQVAKSDECRLAVIAMGKCGARELNYVSDVDVVFVGEGDLGVATRVAGTMMQVAGQACFEVDAALRPEGKAGALVRTLDGHASYYQRWARTWEFQALLKARPVVGDERLGRDYLEVVRPMVWTAAERENFVPDVQAMRRRVEEHVPAGLADRELKLGRGGLRDVEFAVQLLQLVHGRGDETLRIQATTQALAALGRGGYVGRADAADFGRAYRFLRTLEHRLQLQRLLRTHLFPADDDAAGLRWLARSVGFTGEGGQSEARVLLGEFRKRANQVRRLHEKLFYRPLLQAVANVPTEALRLTTAEAALRLSALGYAAPDGALKHIEALTRGVSRRARIQGALLPVLLDLFATTPDPDGGLLAYRRVSEALAETPWYLRLLRDEGLVVERLATLLGTSRLVPDLLVRAPEVLRVLADTSALTGFDPMTIGNPLRSTVSRYNDLDRAVTAARSLRRQELLRVASADLLGLAGTRDVCVSLSQVWVAVLQSALDAVVRAAGPAPARIAVIGMGRLGGRELGYGSDADVMFVCEAVDGATDQEAVKYANSVVERVRRLLSAPSQDPALQVDADLRPEGRQGPLVRTFESYRAYYAQWSELWEAQALLRARVVGGDEKLGARFVEMIAPIRYPAAGLDAAAVREIRRIKARVEAERLPRGADPSTHTKLGRGGLADVEWTVQLLQLQHAGEVSALRTPSTVRGLRAAGEAGLIEDDDATALLDAWTLATRARNAVMLVRGKPNDQLPSSGRDLTAVAAAMGHGDEEPGEFLDSYRRTTRRARAVVERIFYGS; encoded by the coding sequence ATGACCGAGTCAGTCCGTCCCACGATGTCGCCCGCGCGGTTCGGCTTGACCGAGGCGCGCACCGTCGACCACCTCCGCGCGGCCGGCTGGTGGCTCGACCGGCCGACCGAGGGCAGCGAACCCGTGCTGGTCGCGCTGTCCCGTTGCCCGGACCCGGACCTCGCGCTGCGCGGGGTCGACCGCCTGCGGGAAGCCGTCGACTGGCCCGCGCTCGACGCCGTGTTGCGCGCCGACGTCGTGCTGCGTGGACGCCTGCTCGCGGTGCTGGGTTCGTCGACCGCGCTGTCCGACCTGCTGGTCGGCAACCCGGACCTGTGGCGGTCGCTGGTCGACCCCGAGCCGGTGTCCTCGTTCGACCTGCTGCCCGCCGTCGCCGACCGCTCCGGTGCGGACGCGGTGCGCGCGTTGCGCCTGGCCTACCGCGCGGCCCTGTGCCGGATCGCGGCCGAGGACCTGGCGCACGTGGTCGAACCGGACCTGCCCTACGTCGACTACGACCACGTGGCGGGCCTGCTGTCGGACCTGGCCGTCGCCGCGCTCGACGCCGCGCTGGACGTGGCCCGGCGCCAGGTGGCCAAGTCCGACGAGTGCCGGTTGGCGGTGATCGCCATGGGCAAGTGCGGCGCGCGCGAGCTGAACTACGTCAGCGACGTCGACGTGGTGTTCGTCGGCGAGGGCGACCTGGGCGTGGCCACGCGGGTGGCGGGCACGATGATGCAGGTCGCGGGTCAGGCGTGCTTCGAGGTCGACGCGGCGTTGCGGCCCGAGGGCAAGGCGGGCGCGCTCGTGCGCACGCTCGACGGCCACGCGTCGTACTACCAGCGGTGGGCCCGGACGTGGGAGTTCCAGGCGCTGCTCAAGGCCAGGCCGGTGGTCGGCGACGAGCGGCTCGGCCGGGACTACCTGGAGGTGGTCCGGCCGATGGTCTGGACCGCCGCCGAACGCGAGAACTTCGTGCCGGACGTGCAGGCGATGCGCCGGCGCGTCGAGGAGCACGTACCGGCGGGCCTGGCCGACCGGGAGCTGAAGCTGGGCCGGGGCGGCCTGCGCGACGTGGAGTTCGCCGTGCAGCTCCTGCAACTGGTGCACGGCCGCGGCGACGAGACGCTGCGCATCCAGGCCACGACCCAGGCGTTGGCCGCGTTGGGGCGCGGCGGGTACGTCGGGCGCGCGGACGCGGCCGACTTCGGGCGCGCGTACCGGTTCCTGCGCACGCTCGAACACCGGTTGCAGCTCCAACGGCTGCTGCGCACGCACCTGTTCCCGGCCGACGACGACGCGGCGGGCCTGCGTTGGCTCGCCCGCTCGGTCGGTTTCACCGGCGAGGGCGGCCAGTCCGAGGCCAGGGTGCTGCTGGGCGAGTTCCGCAAGCGCGCCAACCAGGTCCGCCGACTGCACGAGAAGCTGTTCTACCGGCCGTTGCTCCAGGCCGTGGCGAACGTGCCGACCGAGGCGTTGCGGCTGACCACGGCCGAGGCCGCGCTCCGGCTGTCCGCGTTGGGCTACGCCGCGCCCGACGGCGCGCTCAAGCACATCGAGGCGTTGACCCGCGGCGTGTCCCGGCGGGCCCGTATCCAGGGCGCGCTGCTGCCCGTGCTGCTCGACCTGTTCGCCACCACGCCCGATCCGGACGGCGGACTGCTCGCGTACCGGCGCGTGTCCGAGGCGTTGGCCGAGACGCCCTGGTACCTGCGGCTGCTGCGGGACGAGGGCCTGGTCGTGGAGCGGCTCGCCACGCTGCTGGGCACGTCCCGGCTCGTGCCGGACCTGCTCGTGCGCGCGCCCGAGGTGCTGCGGGTGCTGGCGGACACGTCCGCGTTGACCGGGTTCGACCCGATGACCATCGGCAATCCCCTGCGCAGCACCGTGTCCCGCTACAACGACCTCGACCGGGCGGTCACCGCCGCCCGGTCGCTGCGCCGCCAGGAACTGCTGCGGGTGGCGTCGGCCGACCTGCTCGGCCTGGCCGGCACGCGGGACGTGTGCGTGTCGCTGTCGCAGGTGTGGGTCGCGGTCCTCCAGTCCGCGCTCGACGCCGTGGTCCGCGCCGCGGGTCCGGCGCCGGCCCGGATCGCGGTGATCGGCATGGGCCGGCTCGGCGGACGCGAACTCGGCTACGGCTCGGACGCCGACGTGATGTTCGTGTGCGAGGCGGTCGACGGCGCGACCGACCAGGAGGCGGTGAAGTACGCGAACTCGGTCGTCGAACGCGTGCGCCGCCTGCTCAGCGCGCCGAGCCAGGACCCGGCGCTCCAGGTCGACGCCGACCTGCGTCCCGAGGGCCGCCAGGGTCCGCTCGTGCGGACTTTCGAGTCGTACCGGGCGTACTACGCGCAGTGGTCGGAGCTGTGGGAGGCGCAGGCGTTGCTGCGGGCCAGGGTCGTCGGCGGCGACGAGAAGCTGGGCGCGCGGTTCGTGGAGATGATCGCGCCGATCCGGTACCCCGCGGCGGGGCTCGACGCGGCGGCGGTGCGGGAGATCCGCCGGATCAAGGCGCGGGTCGAGGCCGAACGCCTGCCGCGCGGCGCGGACCCGTCGACCCACACCAAGCTCGGTCGCGGCGGGCTCGCCGACGTGGAATGGACCGTGCAGTTGCTGCAACTCCAGCACGCCGGCGAGGTGTCCGCGTTGCGCACGCCGTCGACCGTGCGCGGCCTGCGCGCGGCGGGCGAGGCGGGGCTGATCGAGGACGACGACGCGACCGCGCTGCTCGACGCGTGGACGCTCGCCACCCGTGCCCGCAACGCGGTGATGCTGGTGCGGGGCAAGCCCAACGACCAGCTGCCCTCGTCGGGTCGTGACCTGACCGCCGTCGCGGCGGCCATGGGGCACGGTGACGAGGAGCCGGGCGAGTTCCTCGACTCCTACCGCCGCACCACGCGTCGGGCCCGTGCCGTCGTCGAACGGATCTTCTACGGCTCGTAG
- a CDS encoding helix-turn-helix domain-containing protein, which yields MTIRVHLDRLLVERGMTLTELADRVGVTVVNLSVLKNGRARAIRFSTLTALCRELDCQPGDLLSDSGE from the coding sequence GTGACGATCCGGGTTCACCTCGACCGGCTGCTGGTCGAGCGGGGGATGACGTTGACCGAGTTGGCCGACCGGGTCGGCGTGACGGTGGTGAACCTCTCGGTGCTCAAGAACGGGCGGGCCAGGGCGATCCGGTTCAGCACGCTCACCGCCCTGTGCCGGGAGCTGGACTGCCAGCCGGGCGACCTGCTCAGCGACTCGGGCGAGTAG
- a CDS encoding RDD family protein codes for MSKWTGSWLSGPRAALEPGADSNDGTAQRWKGERLGLPKDGPGSVASTGRRAFAIIVDFALAAGVAGLFTYPDLPRNWSLLAWFAITTVAVAFFGFTPGHALFGLRVARIDGVALVGVPRAALRTALIFPIIPAVVWDADGRCLHDKAARTVVIRVR; via the coding sequence GTGAGCAAGTGGACCGGTTCGTGGCTGTCGGGACCGCGCGCGGCGCTGGAGCCGGGCGCCGACTCGAACGACGGGACCGCACAGCGCTGGAAGGGCGAGCGCCTCGGTCTGCCCAAGGACGGTCCGGGTTCGGTCGCCTCGACCGGGCGCCGGGCGTTCGCGATCATCGTGGACTTCGCGCTCGCCGCCGGTGTCGCCGGGCTGTTCACCTACCCCGACCTGCCGCGCAACTGGAGCCTGCTCGCCTGGTTCGCCATCACGACGGTCGCGGTCGCGTTCTTCGGCTTCACGCCCGGTCACGCGCTGTTCGGCCTGCGTGTGGCCCGGATCGACGGCGTGGCGCTGGTGGGCGTGCCGCGGGCGGCACTGCGCACCGCGTTGATCTTCCCGATCATCCCGGCCGTGGTGTGGGACGCCGACGGCCGCTGCCTGCACGACAAGGCGGCGCGCACGGTCGTCATCCGCGTCCGTTAG
- a CDS encoding inorganic phosphate transporter — MDASLLVIVVVVTALAFDFTNGFHDTANSMATSIATGALRPRTAVAFSAVLNLVGALLSVEVAKTISGGIVDDARITPAIVFGGLVGAILWNLVTWYVGLPSSSSHALFGGLIGATWIASGADAVHFAKVVDKVVVPSVAAPLVAGIVALLATVLTYRLSRRTDEKVRDRGFKTGQIASAALMSLAHGTNDAQKTMGIITLTLITAGTLAPGSEPPLWVILSAAVAIALGTYLGGWRITHTLGKGLTTIEAPQGFAAQTSAATVIMASSHLGFALSTTHVASGGIMGSGLGRRLDGVRWGVAGRMALAWLFTLPAAGLVGALAGKVASLGTAGVVAVAAVGIAVSLVIWLMSRREPVRPEHVVDELAAQAEPHKVVL; from the coding sequence GTGGACGCCTCGCTCCTCGTCATCGTCGTGGTCGTCACGGCTTTGGCATTCGACTTCACCAACGGCTTCCACGACACGGCGAATTCGATGGCCACGTCCATCGCGACCGGTGCGCTGCGGCCCCGCACGGCGGTCGCGTTCTCGGCCGTGTTGAACCTCGTCGGCGCCCTGCTGTCGGTGGAGGTCGCCAAGACCATCTCCGGTGGGATCGTCGACGACGCGCGCATCACCCCCGCGATCGTGTTCGGCGGTCTGGTCGGCGCGATCCTGTGGAACCTGGTCACGTGGTACGTCGGCCTGCCGTCGAGTTCCTCGCACGCCCTGTTCGGCGGGTTGATCGGCGCGACCTGGATCGCGTCCGGCGCGGACGCAGTGCACTTCGCGAAGGTCGTCGACAAGGTCGTGGTCCCGTCGGTGGCCGCGCCGCTCGTCGCGGGCATCGTGGCGCTGCTCGCGACCGTGCTCACCTACCGGCTGTCGCGGCGCACCGACGAGAAGGTGCGAGACCGTGGGTTCAAGACCGGGCAGATCGCCTCGGCCGCGCTGATGTCGTTGGCGCACGGCACGAACGACGCCCAGAAGACCATGGGCATCATCACCCTGACCCTGATCACGGCGGGCACGTTGGCGCCGGGTTCGGAACCGCCGCTGTGGGTGATCCTGAGCGCGGCCGTGGCCATCGCGCTCGGCACCTACCTGGGCGGCTGGCGGATCACGCACACGCTGGGCAAGGGCCTGACCACGATCGAGGCGCCGCAGGGATTCGCGGCGCAGACCAGCGCGGCGACCGTGATCATGGCGTCGTCGCACCTGGGCTTCGCGCTGTCGACGACGCACGTCGCGTCGGGCGGCATCATGGGCTCGGGCCTGGGCCGCCGGCTCGACGGGGTGCGGTGGGGCGTGGCCGGTCGGATGGCGTTGGCCTGGCTGTTCACGCTGCCGGCCGCCGGTCTCGTCGGGGCGCTGGCGGGCAAGGTCGCGTCGCTGGGCACGGCGGGCGTGGTCGCGGTCGCCGCCGTGGGTATCGCGGTGTCGCTGGTCATCTGGCTGATGTCCCGGCGTGAACCGGTACGGCCCGAGCACGTCGTCGACGAGCTCGCCGCGCAGGCCGAGCCGCACAAGGTGGTGCTGTGA
- a CDS encoding Lrp/AsnC family transcriptional regulator → MELDDVDWKLLEILQTDGRITFTELARRVSLSAPATTERVRRLEQAGVLTGYVAVVDHRRLGLPIEAIVRVRVRSLDTPRFRERVVPLAQVRDADHVTGDDCWLLRVVCRSTQELEEFVEHAQRFGDTTTSLVFSSPVRTRPVTRETSDGIVFR, encoded by the coding sequence GTGGAACTGGACGATGTCGACTGGAAGCTGCTGGAGATCCTCCAGACCGACGGGCGGATCACGTTCACGGAGTTGGCACGCCGCGTGTCGCTGTCGGCGCCGGCCACGACGGAACGGGTGCGCCGGCTGGAGCAGGCGGGCGTGCTCACCGGGTACGTGGCGGTCGTCGACCACCGGCGGTTGGGGCTGCCGATCGAGGCGATCGTCCGGGTGCGGGTGCGCAGCCTCGACACGCCCCGGTTCCGCGAGCGGGTGGTGCCCCTGGCGCAGGTCCGGGATGCCGACCACGTGACCGGTGACGACTGCTGGCTGCTGCGCGTGGTGTGCCGCTCGACGCAGGAGTTGGAGGAGTTCGTCGAGCACGCCCAACGCTTCGGGGACACGACGACGTCGCTCGTGTTCTCGTCGCCGGTCCGCACTCGCCCGGTGACGCGGGAGACCTCCGACGGTATCGTTTTTCGATAA